A window of the Streptomyces sp. JB150 genome harbors these coding sequences:
- a CDS encoding transglycosylase domain-containing protein, translating to MGRAEERRARQRGGRRAAPRRRRSSGAAGATGKSGIRRLFTWKKILGTFLGTCLLGIGAFVVLYLMIDIPQGNALAKEQGNVYKYSDGATLARKGLNREVVDLAEVPKPVQKAFVAAENKSFYSDSGVDLKGTARGVLNTLSGKGKQGGSTITQQYVKNYYLTQDQTVSRKLKELVISLKVDRRMSKDEILAGYMNTSFYGRDAYGIQAAAQSYYRVDAADLSLEQGAYLAALLQAPNSYDWSIASPTGKKLVRERWDYVLDNMVEEGWLDAGKRAAMTFPVPEDPKAAPGMEGQNGYIVEEANRELARQLVAQGSAADMEEALTKIKRGGWTITVNIDSKKQKLLEKAVEDQLTSKLDPKKRDVDADVQAGAVSVDPKTGRVLAMYGGTDYVEHYTNNATRDDYQPASTFKPMILAAALEEGATTQDGTPITASTVYDGDSKRPVVDNGTRVGFAPENEDDVDYGDITVQTAMNKSVNSVFAQMGVDVGMQKVLDVAGELGMDTEELEAVPAQTLGSMGASPLEMAGAYATLANHGKQVTPTLLKSAEHRATTVDLPDPVGERVISREAADTVTSVLTGVVDDGTARRSVRENPLRNGQQVAGKTGTSDDNKSAWFTGYTPDLVTSVGLFGEDDKPPHAQVPMYKAGGEPRVNGGGFPAQIWAQYTFGAMDKVTRFDLNTTQGAAVRPTPTPTPTPTPSEEPTTRSPSPSASVSESPSRTPSQTPSQTPTPTPTPTPTRTTPTATPPANGGGDNGGGGGLPDNPFDPEEDDQ from the coding sequence ATGGGACGAGCGGAAGAGAGACGAGCGCGACAGCGCGGTGGCCGCCGCGCGGCGCCCCGGCGCCGCCGTTCGTCGGGGGCGGCGGGCGCGACCGGCAAGAGCGGCATACGCCGGCTGTTCACCTGGAAGAAGATCCTCGGCACGTTCCTCGGGACGTGCCTGCTCGGCATCGGCGCGTTCGTCGTGCTGTACCTGATGATCGACATCCCCCAGGGGAACGCCCTCGCCAAGGAACAGGGCAACGTCTACAAGTACAGCGACGGCGCCACCCTCGCCCGCAAGGGCCTCAACCGTGAGGTCGTCGACCTCGCCGAAGTGCCCAAGCCCGTCCAGAAGGCCTTCGTCGCCGCCGAGAACAAGTCCTTCTACAGCGACTCCGGCGTCGACCTGAAGGGCACCGCCCGCGGTGTCCTCAACACCCTCTCCGGCAAGGGCAAGCAGGGCGGCTCGACGATCACCCAGCAGTACGTCAAGAACTACTACCTCACCCAGGACCAGACGGTCAGCCGCAAGCTCAAGGAGCTGGTCATCTCCCTGAAGGTGGACCGCCGGATGTCGAAGGACGAGATCCTCGCGGGCTACATGAACACCAGCTTCTACGGCCGCGACGCCTACGGCATCCAGGCCGCCGCCCAGTCGTACTACCGCGTCGACGCCGCCGACCTCAGCCTCGAACAGGGCGCCTACCTGGCCGCGCTGCTCCAGGCGCCCAACTCCTACGACTGGTCGATCGCCTCCCCCACCGGAAAGAAGCTGGTCCGCGAGCGCTGGGACTACGTCCTCGACAACATGGTCGAGGAGGGCTGGCTCGACGCCGGCAAGCGCGCCGCCATGACGTTCCCGGTGCCCGAGGACCCCAAGGCCGCCCCCGGCATGGAGGGCCAGAACGGCTACATCGTCGAGGAGGCCAACCGGGAACTCGCCCGGCAGCTGGTCGCCCAGGGCTCCGCCGCCGACATGGAAGAGGCCCTGACCAAGATCAAGCGCGGTGGCTGGACCATCACGGTCAACATCGACAGCAAGAAGCAGAAGCTGCTGGAGAAGGCCGTCGAGGACCAGCTGACCAGCAAGCTCGACCCGAAGAAGCGGGACGTCGACGCCGACGTCCAGGCCGGCGCCGTCTCCGTCGACCCGAAGACCGGCAGGGTCCTCGCGATGTACGGCGGCACGGACTACGTCGAGCACTACACCAACAACGCCACCCGCGACGACTACCAGCCCGCCTCCACCTTCAAGCCGATGATCCTGGCCGCCGCCCTGGAGGAGGGCGCCACCACCCAGGACGGCACCCCCATCACCGCGAGCACCGTCTACGACGGCGACAGCAAGCGCCCCGTCGTGGACAACGGCACCCGGGTCGGCTTCGCCCCGGAGAACGAGGACGACGTCGACTACGGCGACATCACCGTCCAGACGGCGATGAACAAGTCCGTCAACTCCGTCTTCGCGCAGATGGGCGTGGACGTCGGCATGCAGAAGGTGCTCGATGTCGCGGGCGAGCTGGGCATGGACACCGAGGAGCTGGAGGCCGTGCCCGCCCAGACCCTCGGCTCGATGGGCGCGAGCCCGCTGGAGATGGCCGGCGCCTACGCCACCCTCGCCAACCACGGCAAGCAGGTCACCCCGACCCTGCTGAAGTCCGCCGAGCACCGCGCCACCACGGTCGACCTGCCCGACCCGGTCGGCGAGCGGGTCATCAGCCGCGAGGCCGCCGACACCGTCACCTCGGTCCTCACCGGCGTGGTCGACGACGGTACGGCCCGCCGCTCGGTCCGCGAGAATCCGCTGCGCAACGGTCAGCAGGTGGCCGGCAAGACCGGCACCTCCGACGACAACAAGTCGGCCTGGTTCACCGGCTACACCCCCGACCTGGTCACCTCGGTCGGCCTGTTCGGCGAGGACGACAAGCCCCCGCACGCACAGGTACCGATGTACAAGGCCGGCGGCGAACCCCGCGTCAACGGCGGTGGCTTCCCGGCGCAGATCTGGGCCCAGTACACCTTCGGCGCGATGGACAAGGTGACCCGGTTCGACCTGAACACCACCCAGGGCGCCGCGGTCCGGCCCACCCCGACCCCGACGCCCACCCCGACCCCGTCCGAGGAGCCGACGACGCGGTCCCCGTCGCCGTCCGCCAGCGTGTCGGAGTCCCCGTCCCGGACGCCGTCGCAGACCCCGAGCCAGACGCCCACCCCGACCCCGACGCCGACCCCGACGCGGACGACGCCCACGGCGACCCCGCCGGCGAACGGCGGCGGAGACAACGGTGGCGGCGGTGGCCTGCCCGACAACCCCTTCGACCCCGAAGAGGACGATCAGTAA
- a CDS encoding ATP-binding SpoIIE family protein phosphatase: MDATRVTEQPTSFERPQAGTDPADPRGALLRAPGPQRPAPGAAGLPQAQAQAQARGAGETPPGAPAAAVSDGTGPEHSQPAAAESMGAPPARAKPGVGEHRPRPASAPDAIPAQPPGLEQERRSGQGLPPGRPTPMRRDGDRLRFVGAATRRIARGIDLDEIVMGLCRATVPTFSDAILVYLRDPLPVGDERPTGPVVLRLRRTDRIPEERDTEGGFLPVFQPEPSELSALTAELCEVRPGGALNEVLRGVRPVFADAPAARAALPELLGEDGESLVPGGQRAILAPLRGRRRVIGAAVFLRGPERVAFEADDLLVAAQLATHSALGIDKAVLYGREAYIADELQRTMLPETLPQPTGVRLASRYLPAAETARVGGDWYDAIPLPGSRVALVVGDVMGHSMTSAAIMGQLRTTAQTLAGLDLPPQEVLHHLDEQAQRLGTDRMATCLYAVYDPVSHRITIANAGHPPPVLLHLGGRAEVLRVPAGAPIGVGGVDFEAVELDAPAGATLLLYTDGLVESRLRDVWTGIEQLREKLAATAQLTGPDHPPPLEALCDEVLDMLGPGDRDDDIALLAARFDGIAPSDVAYWYLEPEDAAPGRARRLARRALARWGLEELTDSVELLVSEVVTNAVRYATRPVTLRLLRTDVLRCEVGDDVPQLPRLRQARATDEGGRGLYLVNRMARRWGATRLSTGKVVWFELNRI, encoded by the coding sequence ATGGATGCGACACGCGTGACGGAGCAGCCGACCTCCTTCGAGCGCCCCCAGGCGGGCACCGACCCCGCGGATCCCCGCGGGGCGCTCCTGCGTGCCCCGGGGCCACAGCGCCCCGCGCCCGGCGCCGCCGGATTACCCCAGGCCCAGGCACAGGCCCAGGCCCGCGGTGCCGGTGAGACGCCGCCGGGCGCGCCGGCGGCCGCGGTGTCCGACGGCACCGGACCCGAGCACTCCCAGCCGGCCGCCGCCGAGTCGATGGGCGCGCCTCCCGCGCGGGCGAAGCCGGGCGTGGGGGAACACCGCCCCCGGCCCGCGTCGGCGCCGGACGCCATCCCGGCCCAGCCGCCCGGCCTGGAGCAGGAGCGCCGCAGCGGCCAGGGCCTGCCGCCCGGCCGGCCCACGCCCATGCGCCGGGACGGCGACCGGCTGCGCTTCGTGGGCGCCGCGACCCGGCGGATCGCCCGCGGCATCGACCTGGACGAGATCGTGATGGGGCTGTGCCGGGCGACCGTGCCGACCTTCTCCGACGCGATCCTGGTCTATCTGCGCGACCCGCTGCCGGTCGGCGACGAGCGGCCCACCGGCCCGGTGGTGCTGCGGCTGCGCCGCACCGACCGCATCCCGGAGGAGCGGGACACCGAGGGCGGTTTCCTGCCGGTGTTCCAGCCGGAGCCGTCCGAGCTGTCCGCGCTCACCGCGGAGCTGTGCGAGGTGCGCCCCGGCGGCGCCCTCAACGAGGTGCTGCGCGGCGTGCGTCCGGTGTTCGCGGACGCGCCCGCCGCCCGTGCCGCGCTGCCCGAACTCCTCGGCGAGGACGGCGAGTCGCTCGTCCCGGGCGGCCAGCGGGCCATCCTCGCGCCGCTGCGCGGGCGACGCCGGGTGATCGGCGCGGCCGTGTTCCTGCGCGGCCCGGAGCGGGTCGCGTTCGAGGCGGACGACCTCCTCGTGGCCGCCCAGCTGGCCACCCACAGCGCGCTCGGCATCGACAAGGCGGTGCTGTACGGCCGGGAGGCGTACATCGCCGACGAGCTGCAGCGCACCATGCTCCCGGAGACGCTGCCGCAGCCGACCGGCGTGCGGCTCGCCTCGCGCTATCTGCCCGCCGCGGAGACCGCGCGGGTCGGCGGCGACTGGTACGACGCGATCCCGCTGCCCGGCAGCCGCGTGGCGCTGGTGGTGGGTGACGTCATGGGCCACTCCATGACGTCCGCCGCGATCATGGGCCAGCTGCGGACGACGGCGCAGACGCTGGCGGGCCTCGACCTGCCGCCGCAGGAGGTGCTGCACCACCTCGACGAGCAGGCCCAGCGGCTGGGCACCGACCGGATGGCGACCTGCCTGTACGCCGTCTACGACCCGGTCTCGCACCGCATCACCATCGCCAACGCCGGCCATCCGCCGCCCGTGCTGCTGCACCTGGGCGGGCGCGCGGAGGTGCTGCGGGTGCCCGCGGGCGCCCCGATCGGGGTGGGCGGCGTGGACTTCGAGGCCGTCGAGCTGGACGCGCCCGCCGGGGCGACGCTGCTGCTCTACACCGACGGTCTGGTCGAGTCCCGGCTGCGGGACGTGTGGACCGGCATAGAGCAGCTGCGCGAGAAGCTCGCCGCGACCGCGCAGCTCACCGGGCCCGACCACCCGCCGCCGCTGGAGGCGCTGTGCGACGAGGTGCTGGACATGCTCGGGCCGGGCGACCGGGACGACGACATCGCGCTGCTCGCGGCACGCTTCGACGGGATCGCACCGAGCGATGTCGCCTACTGGTACCTGGAGCCGGAGGACGCCGCGCCCGGCCGGGCCCGGCGGCTGGCCCGCCGCGCGCTGGCCCGGTGGGGGCTGGAGGAGCTGACCGACTCGGTGGAGCTGCTGGTCAGCGAGGTCGTCACCAACGCGGTGCGGTACGCCACGCGGCCGGTCACGCTGCGGCTGCTGCGCACCGACGTGCTGCGCTGCGAGGTCGGCGACGACGTGCCGCAGCTGCCGCGGCTGCGGCAGGCCCGGGCGACCGACGAGGGCGGGCGCGGGCTGTATCTCGTCAACCGGATGGCCCGGCGGTGGGGAGCGACCCGGCTCAGCACCGGGAAGGTCGTCTGGTTCGAGCTGAACCGGATATAG
- a CDS encoding DUF402 domain-containing protein produces the protein MADDGTVRDVEAGGTKAFWAPGSQILWRYRENSGDRFHIARPVTVVRDDEEVLAVWMAPGTECVKPVLADGTPVHLEPLQTRYTKPRTVQRDRWFGTGVLKLARPGEPWSVWLFWEPGWRFKNWYVNLEEPLARWDGGVDSTDHFLDISVHPDRSWHWRDEDEFAQAQRDGLVDDRLAERVRAAGRDAVEVIRAWGPPFSDGWQHWRPDPSWSVPVLPDDWDRTPAHLSS, from the coding sequence ATGGCGGACGACGGAACGGTGAGAGACGTGGAAGCGGGCGGCACGAAGGCCTTCTGGGCGCCCGGGAGTCAGATCCTGTGGCGGTACCGGGAGAACTCCGGCGACCGCTTCCACATCGCGCGCCCCGTCACCGTCGTACGCGACGACGAGGAGGTGCTGGCCGTCTGGATGGCGCCCGGCACCGAGTGTGTGAAGCCGGTGCTCGCCGACGGCACGCCCGTGCATCTGGAGCCGCTCCAGACCCGCTACACCAAGCCGCGCACCGTGCAGCGCGACCGCTGGTTCGGCACCGGTGTGCTGAAGCTGGCCCGGCCGGGCGAGCCGTGGTCGGTGTGGCTGTTCTGGGAGCCGGGCTGGCGGTTCAAGAACTGGTACGTGAACCTGGAGGAGCCGCTGGCCCGCTGGGACGGCGGCGTGGACTCCACCGACCACTTCCTGGACATCTCCGTGCACCCGGACCGCAGTTGGCACTGGCGCGACGAGGACGAGTTCGCCCAGGCGCAGCGGGACGGCCTGGTGGACGACCGGCTCGCCGAGCGGGTGCGGGCGGCGGGGCGGGACGCGGTGGAGGTGATCCGTGCCTGGGGCCCGCCGTTCTCGGACGGCTGGCAGCACTGGCGCCCGGATCCGTCCTGGTCCGTCCCCGTCCTCCCGGACGACTGGGATCGCACGCCCGCGCACCTGTCCTCATGA
- a CDS encoding class II fumarate hydratase, translating into MSEYRIEHDSMGEVRVPADAKWRAQTQRAVENFPISGQRIERAHIEALARIKAAAAKVNARLGVVDEDIAQAIQEAAAEVAEGRWDEHFPVDVFQTGSGTSSNMNTNEVIATLASERLGKPVHPNDHVNASQSSNDVFPSSLHIAATAAVTRDLIPALEHLAAALSRKAEEFADVVKSGRTHLMDATPVTLGQEFAGYAAQVRYGVERLQASLPRLAELPLGGTAVGTGINTPPGFSAAVIEEVARATGLPLTEARDHFEAQGARDGIVETSGQLRVIAVSLTKIANDLRWMASGPRTGLAEISLPDLQPGSSIMPGKVNPVIPEATLMVAAQVMGNDATIAAAGAAGNFELNVMLPVIGKNVLESVRLLANVSRLLADRTVDGIVAHRERAREYAESSPSVVTPLNKYIGYEEAAKVAKTALAQRKTIRQVVLESGYVERGDLTVEQLDEALDVLRMTRP; encoded by the coding sequence ATGAGCGAATACCGCATCGAGCACGACTCCATGGGCGAGGTCCGGGTCCCCGCGGACGCGAAGTGGCGGGCGCAGACGCAGCGGGCGGTGGAGAACTTCCCGATCTCCGGGCAGCGGATCGAGCGGGCGCACATCGAGGCGCTGGCCCGGATCAAGGCCGCCGCGGCGAAGGTGAACGCCCGGCTGGGAGTGGTGGACGAGGACATCGCGCAGGCCATCCAGGAGGCCGCCGCGGAGGTCGCGGAGGGGCGCTGGGACGAGCACTTCCCCGTGGACGTGTTCCAGACGGGGTCGGGGACCTCGTCGAACATGAACACCAACGAGGTCATCGCCACCCTCGCCAGTGAGCGGCTGGGCAAGCCGGTCCACCCCAACGACCACGTCAACGCCTCGCAGTCCTCCAACGACGTCTTCCCGTCCTCCCTCCACATCGCCGCCACCGCCGCCGTCACCCGTGACCTGATCCCCGCGCTGGAGCACCTCGCCGCCGCCCTCTCCCGCAAGGCGGAGGAGTTCGCGGACGTCGTGAAGTCGGGGCGGACGCACCTGATGGACGCGACCCCGGTGACGCTGGGCCAGGAGTTCGCGGGGTACGCCGCGCAGGTGCGGTACGGGGTGGAGCGGCTGCAAGCGTCCCTGCCCCGGCTCGCCGAACTGCCGCTGGGCGGAACCGCCGTCGGCACCGGCATCAACACGCCGCCCGGTTTCTCCGCCGCCGTCATCGAGGAGGTCGCCCGCGCCACCGGGCTGCCGCTCACCGAGGCCCGCGACCACTTCGAGGCGCAGGGCGCCCGCGACGGGATCGTCGAGACCAGCGGTCAGCTGCGGGTCATCGCCGTGTCGCTGACGAAGATCGCCAACGATCTGCGGTGGATGGCCTCCGGTCCCCGCACCGGGCTCGCCGAGATCTCCCTGCCCGACCTCCAGCCGGGCTCGTCGATCATGCCCGGCAAGGTCAACCCGGTCATCCCCGAGGCCACCCTCATGGTCGCCGCGCAGGTCATGGGCAACGACGCCACCATCGCCGCCGCGGGAGCCGCCGGCAACTTCGAACTCAACGTCATGCTGCCGGTCATCGGGAAGAACGTGCTGGAGTCCGTCCGGCTGCTCGCCAACGTGTCGCGGCTGCTCGCCGACCGCACCGTCGACGGCATCGTCGCCCACCGCGAACGCGCCCGCGAGTACGCCGAGTCGTCGCCCAGCGTCGTCACCCCGCTCAACAAGTACATCGGCTACGAGGAGGCCGCCAAGGTCGCCAAGACGGCGCTCGCGCAGCGGAAGACGATCCGGCAGGTGGTGCTGGAGAGCGGCTACGTCGAGCGCGGCGACCTCACCGTCGAACAGCTCGACGAGGCGCTGGACGTCCTGCGGATGACCCGTCCGTGA
- a CDS encoding fumarate hydratase, which translates to MPEFAYTDLLPMGEDTTPYRLVTSEGVSTVEGPDGRTFLKVEPEALRKLAEEAIHDIQHYLRPAHLAQLRRIIDDPEASSNDKFVALDLLKNANIAAAGVLPMCQDTGTAIVMGKRGQNVLTEGRDEEALSRGIYDAYTKLNLRYSQMAPLTMWEEKNTGSNLPAQIELYATDGGAYKFLFMAKGGGSANKSFLYQETKAVLNEASMMKFLEEKIRSLGTAACPPYHLAIVVGGTSAEYALKTAKYASAHYLDEIPTEGSPLGHGFRDKELEEKVFELTQKIGIGAQFGGKYFCHDVRVVRLPRHGASCPVAIAVSCSADRQAVAKITAEGVFLEQLETDPARFLPDTTDAQLEEAGDVVRIDLNQPMDDILAELTKYPVKTRLSLSGPLVVARDIAHAKIKERLDAGEEMPQYLKDHPVYYAGPAKTPEGYASGSFGPTTAGRMDSYVEQFQAAGGSKVMLAKGNRSKQVTDACAAHGGFYLGSIGGPAARLAQDCIKKVEVVEYEELGMEAVWKIEVEDFPAFIVVDDKGNDFFQNPAPEPTFTHIPVRGPGLA; encoded by the coding sequence ATGCCTGAGTTCGCGTACACCGATCTGCTCCCCATGGGAGAGGACACCACCCCGTACCGGCTGGTGACCTCCGAGGGTGTCTCGACGGTCGAGGGGCCGGACGGGCGGACGTTCCTGAAGGTGGAGCCGGAGGCCCTGCGGAAGCTGGCCGAGGAGGCGATCCACGACATCCAGCACTACCTGCGCCCGGCGCACCTGGCGCAGCTGCGGCGGATCATCGACGACCCCGAGGCGTCGAGCAACGACAAGTTCGTGGCGCTGGACCTGCTGAAGAACGCGAACATCGCGGCGGCGGGCGTGCTGCCGATGTGCCAGGACACCGGCACGGCGATCGTCATGGGCAAGCGCGGGCAGAACGTGCTGACCGAGGGCCGCGACGAGGAGGCCCTCTCGCGCGGCATCTACGACGCCTACACCAAGCTCAACCTGCGGTACTCGCAGATGGCTCCGCTCACCATGTGGGAGGAGAAGAACACCGGCTCCAACCTGCCGGCGCAGATCGAGCTGTACGCCACCGACGGCGGTGCCTACAAGTTCCTGTTCATGGCGAAGGGCGGCGGCTCCGCCAACAAGTCCTTCCTGTACCAGGAGACGAAGGCCGTCCTGAACGAGGCCTCCATGATGAAGTTCCTGGAGGAGAAGATCCGTTCGCTCGGCACGGCCGCCTGCCCGCCGTACCACCTGGCGATCGTCGTCGGCGGTACGTCGGCGGAGTACGCGCTGAAGACCGCGAAGTACGCCTCCGCGCACTACCTGGACGAGATCCCCACCGAGGGTTCGCCGCTCGGGCACGGTTTCCGGGACAAGGAGCTGGAGGAGAAGGTCTTCGAGCTGACCCAGAAGATCGGGATCGGGGCGCAGTTCGGCGGCAAGTACTTCTGCCACGACGTGCGGGTGGTCCGGCTGCCGCGGCACGGCGCGTCCTGCCCAGTCGCCATCGCCGTCTCCTGCTCGGCCGACCGGCAGGCCGTCGCGAAGATCACCGCCGAGGGTGTGTTCCTGGAGCAGCTGGAGACCGACCCGGCGCGGTTCCTGCCGGACACGACGGACGCGCAGCTGGAGGAGGCCGGGGACGTCGTCAGGATCGACCTGAACCAGCCGATGGACGACATCCTGGCCGAGCTGACCAAGTACCCGGTCAAGACGCGGCTGTCGCTGTCCGGGCCGCTGGTGGTGGCGCGGGACATCGCGCACGCCAAGATCAAGGAGCGGCTGGACGCGGGCGAGGAGATGCCGCAGTACCTGAAGGACCACCCGGTGTACTACGCCGGGCCCGCGAAGACGCCCGAGGGCTACGCGTCGGGCTCGTTCGGGCCGACGACGGCCGGGCGGATGGACTCCTACGTCGAGCAGTTCCAGGCGGCCGGCGGCTCCAAGGTGATGCTGGCGAAGGGCAACCGCAGCAAGCAGGTCACCGACGCGTGCGCCGCGCACGGCGGGTTCTACCTGGGCTCCATCGGCGGCCCGGCGGCCCGGCTCGCCCAGGACTGCATCAAGAAGGTCGAGGTCGTCGAGTACGAGGAGCTGGGGATGGAGGCGGTCTGGAAGATCGAGGTCGAGGACTTCCCCGCGTTCATCGTGGTCGACGACAAGGGCAACGACTTCTTCCAGAACCCGGCTCCGGAGCCGACGTTCACCCACATCCCGGTGCGGGGACCGGGGCTCGCCTAG
- a CDS encoding DUF1707 domain-containing protein: MRDPAHPDPGLRASDADRDRVADLLGQALAEGRLTPEEHAERVGEAFRARTVGELDPLVRDLPGGHRQRAAATPYGLAPDRPTAALPPYPDENVVAVFSAALRKGRWRAGRRIHAYAVFGSVEIDLSEALFEYQQVVVKAFSLFGHVEVTVPENVSLRGTGGGVLGQFEVDSLDAEDPNAPVVYVDGWAVLGNVEARPRRGRTVADILDRVRRTAERGLRGRQGR; encoded by the coding sequence CTGCGCGACCCCGCCCACCCCGACCCCGGACTGCGCGCCTCCGACGCCGACCGTGACCGCGTCGCGGACCTCCTCGGCCAGGCCCTCGCCGAGGGCCGCCTCACCCCCGAGGAGCACGCCGAGCGGGTCGGGGAGGCCTTCCGGGCCCGGACGGTCGGCGAGCTGGACCCGCTGGTGCGCGACCTGCCCGGCGGCCACCGGCAGCGCGCGGCCGCGACCCCGTACGGCCTCGCGCCGGACCGCCCCACCGCCGCCCTGCCGCCCTACCCGGACGAGAACGTGGTCGCGGTGTTCAGCGCCGCGCTGCGCAAGGGCCGCTGGCGGGCCGGACGCCGGATCCACGCGTACGCGGTCTTCGGCAGCGTCGAGATCGACCTCAGCGAGGCGCTGTTCGAGTACCAGCAGGTCGTGGTGAAGGCCTTCTCGCTCTTCGGGCACGTCGAGGTCACCGTCCCCGAGAACGTCTCGCTGCGCGGCACCGGCGGCGGTGTGCTCGGCCAGTTCGAGGTGGACTCGCTGGACGCGGAGGACCCGAACGCGCCGGTCGTCTACGTCGACGGCTGGGCGGTTCTGGGGAACGTCGAGGCCCGCCCCCGCCGGGGAAGGACCGTAGCGGACATCCTCGACCGCGTCCGGCGCACGGCCGAGCGGGGTTTGCGGGGGCGCCAGGGCCGTTGA
- a CDS encoding WhiB family transcriptional regulator yields MLQPPPSSLQVAAVPAPRVPARDRDQDAAWHTEAVCRRDEAGLFFAPSKEPTAARLSREEAAKRVCARCPVMVECREHALLQPEPYGVWGGLTAAERRVVLARRRRRDLELKKAARAASQIAAAG; encoded by the coding sequence GTGCTGCAACCGCCGCCTTCGTCCCTGCAGGTAGCTGCTGTACCGGCCCCGCGGGTGCCGGCGCGAGACAGGGACCAGGACGCCGCCTGGCACACCGAGGCGGTGTGCCGGCGCGACGAGGCCGGACTGTTCTTCGCCCCCTCCAAGGAACCCACCGCCGCGCGCCTGTCGCGCGAGGAGGCGGCCAAGCGCGTGTGCGCGCGCTGCCCGGTCATGGTCGAGTGCCGCGAGCACGCCCTTCTCCAGCCCGAGCCCTACGGCGTGTGGGGCGGCCTGACCGCCGCCGAGCGCCGCGTCGTCCTGGCCCGGCGCCGCCGCCGCGACCTGGAACTGAAGAAGGCGGCGCGGGCGGCGAGCCAGATAGCGGCGGCGGGCTGA
- the glpX gene encoding class II fructose-bisphosphatase, protein MTEHHLPSELDVPSEAPDRNLALELVRVTEAAAMAAGRWVGRGDKNGADGAAVRAMRTLVSTVSMNGVVVIGEGEKDEAPMLFNGERVGDGTGPECDIAVDPIDGTTLTAKGMPNAIAVLAAAERGSMFDPSAVFYMDKLVTGPEAADFVDIDAPVAVNIRRVAKAKRSTPEDVTVVILDRPRHEGIIQEIRETGARIKLISDGDVAGSILALREGTGVDLLLGIGGTPEGIISACAVKCLGGTIQGKLWPKDEEEKQRAIDAGHDLDRVLTTEDLVTGENVFFVATGITDGELLRGVRYRSETATTDSIVMRSKSGTVRRIDSEHRLSKLRAYSAIDFDRAK, encoded by the coding sequence ATGACCGAGCATCATCTGCCGTCCGAGCTCGATGTCCCCTCCGAGGCTCCCGACCGCAACCTCGCCCTGGAACTCGTCCGCGTGACCGAGGCAGCGGCGATGGCCGCCGGCCGCTGGGTGGGACGCGGCGACAAGAACGGCGCCGACGGTGCCGCGGTGCGTGCCATGCGGACCCTCGTCTCCACCGTCTCCATGAACGGCGTCGTCGTCATCGGCGAGGGCGAGAAGGACGAGGCGCCGATGCTCTTCAACGGGGAGCGGGTCGGTGACGGGACCGGGCCCGAGTGCGACATCGCCGTCGACCCGATCGACGGGACCACCCTGACCGCCAAGGGCATGCCGAACGCGATCGCCGTGCTGGCGGCGGCGGAGCGCGGCTCCATGTTCGACCCGTCCGCCGTGTTCTACATGGACAAGCTGGTCACCGGCCCCGAGGCGGCCGACTTCGTCGACATCGACGCGCCGGTGGCGGTCAACATCCGCCGCGTCGCCAAGGCTAAGCGGTCCACGCCGGAGGACGTGACGGTCGTCATCCTCGACCGGCCGCGGCACGAGGGGATCATCCAGGAGATCCGGGAGACCGGGGCGCGGATCAAGCTGATCTCGGACGGCGACGTCGCCGGCTCCATCCTGGCGCTGCGCGAGGGCACGGGCGTGGACCTGCTGCTCGGCATCGGCGGTACGCCCGAGGGCATCATCTCGGCCTGCGCGGTGAAGTGCCTCGGCGGCACCATCCAGGGCAAGCTGTGGCCGAAGGACGAGGAGGAGAAGCAGCGGGCGATCGACGCGGGGCACGACCTCGACCGCGTGCTGACCACCGAGGACCTGGTCACCGGGGAGAACGTGTTCTTCGTCGCCACCGGCATCACCGACGGTGAGCTGCTGCGGGGTGTGCGGTACCGGTCGGAGACGGCGACGACCGACTCGATCGTGATGCGCTCGAAGTCCGGGACGGTGCGGCGGATCGACTCGGAGCACCGGCTGAGCAAGCTGCGCGCCTACAGCGCGATCGACTTCGACCGGGCGAAGTAA
- a CDS encoding DUF4245 domain-containing protein: MAGTNGKQKTARSMMLSLGVTLLAGGVMYLFIPHEDKEPVLKPVDYRVELLTARRAAPYPVAAPEGLPADWKATSVRYQGAENDTWHLGFHTPDGEYVQVKQSTEKPSKFIDEATKGAHATKATERIDGRTWTRWTGGRYDALVLPADTKGAGGATTVVAGTGSFAQLKQMAAALKPA, from the coding sequence GTGGCAGGTACGAACGGCAAGCAGAAGACGGCCCGGAGCATGATGCTCTCCCTGGGCGTGACCTTGCTCGCGGGTGGGGTCATGTACCTCTTCATCCCGCACGAGGACAAGGAACCGGTGCTGAAGCCGGTCGACTACCGCGTCGAGCTGCTCACGGCCCGCCGCGCGGCGCCGTACCCGGTGGCCGCGCCGGAGGGCCTGCCGGCGGACTGGAAGGCGACCTCGGTGCGGTACCAGGGGGCCGAGAACGACACCTGGCACCTGGGCTTCCACACGCCCGACGGTGAGTACGTCCAGGTCAAGCAGTCCACCGAGAAGCCGTCGAAGTTCATCGACGAGGCGACCAAGGGCGCCCACGCGACCAAGGCCACCGAGCGGATCGACGGCCGCACGTGGACGCGCTGGACCGGCGGCCGCTACGACGCGCTGGTGCTGCCGGCGGACACGAAGGGCGCCGGGGGCGCGACGACCGTCGTGGCGGGGACGGGCTCGTTCGCCCAGCTGAAGCAGATGGCGGCGGCGCTGAAGCCGGCGTGA